The proteins below are encoded in one region of Fibrella aestuarina BUZ 2:
- a CDS encoding PAS domain S-box protein: protein MENIGMLKRRLARERAARREAERLLEVKALALYEANQQLQHLNENLEQQIRAKLEEQRANELHHRQLIESVQDLIFKVSPAGRFTFVSSAAEKMLGYSEAECIGMRATDLVQLSHRQAMVEYYTDMIAQQRESSYDEFPITTKDGRTIWIGQSVRLVAEAGQVVEMVAVARDITDRKLAEVVLKTTQVRLSTLITSLQSGVLVVDEQGRILLINQLFCDIFSLDLQPDQLTGQDSGTLSEASMRAVENPEDFLVQTRFLLSQRQTSVGEVINLKNGRILERDYIPLFLNEQYLGHLWQYTDVTEKHTAREQIRRSEEKYRGIMNNMELGLLEVNNEQIVVRVYERCCQMLGYREDELLGQHLSDLLVPKEFREVIDRQQQQRLRGVGGSYELQLLKKDGSRIWVLVSGVPIYDEESRLVGSMAIYYDLTERKLLETELANAKQVAEDARQAEKQFLANMSHEIRTPLNAIIGMSHLLFDTQPTSQQREYIDILKTSADFLHGLISNLLDMTKIEAGRVEVNPRPFDLAGLLRSTQKVFEMKLQDRPIQFHIMLDARISGNFMGDEVMLNQILTNLVGNAEKFTEVGSIQLTVRIRHEDANNIWVEFAVADTGIGIPAEKIGLVFQKFKQVNPQGHKHKGTGLGLAITKELVDLLGGTINVESRAGHGSTFTFVLPFPKIMAPLNANLIDAPPPASVKPEVGHVLVVEDNLMNQKYIGSLLHKWQVRYTLASDGRQAVMEARRQRFDLILMDIQMPVMNGYEATVAIRNTHNPNQHAPIVALTASAMLDHKNVALEAGMTDFLTKPFDPGQLMLLLRQYPHSEPGEQGGFQLDRNRLTELYGDDRIAAAEMFNTFLTSIVPDLLQLPGLCRQQNWPELVRQAHKLKPTLGMVGLTRLENTMHRLEKASRHAADPDLVNVYCQEVVTALQEAIPLLEDEVQLLNET from the coding sequence ATGGAGAATATTGGTATGCTGAAACGGCGATTGGCCCGCGAACGGGCTGCCCGGCGCGAAGCAGAACGGTTGCTGGAAGTAAAGGCACTGGCGCTCTACGAGGCCAACCAGCAGCTACAGCACCTGAATGAAAATCTTGAGCAGCAGATTCGGGCCAAGCTGGAAGAGCAGCGCGCCAACGAACTGCACCACCGGCAACTGATTGAGTCGGTACAGGACCTCATTTTCAAAGTGTCGCCGGCGGGGCGGTTTACGTTTGTGAGTTCGGCCGCCGAAAAAATGCTCGGCTATTCCGAAGCCGAATGCATTGGCATGCGCGCTACGGATCTGGTGCAGCTAAGCCACCGGCAGGCCATGGTCGAGTATTATACCGACATGATTGCCCAGCAGCGGGAGAGTAGCTATGACGAATTTCCAATAACCACCAAAGATGGCCGCACCATCTGGATCGGGCAGTCGGTACGGCTGGTGGCCGAAGCCGGGCAAGTCGTGGAGATGGTGGCCGTTGCGCGCGATATCACCGACCGGAAACTGGCCGAAGTGGTACTGAAAACCACCCAGGTACGTTTGTCGACGCTCATCACCAGCCTGCAATCGGGGGTGTTGGTGGTCGACGAGCAGGGCCGGATTCTGCTCATTAACCAGCTTTTCTGCGACATTTTCAGCCTTGATCTGCAGCCCGATCAACTGACGGGGCAAGACTCAGGTACGTTGTCGGAAGCCTCGATGCGGGCCGTTGAGAACCCCGAAGACTTTCTTGTACAAACCCGGTTTCTGCTGAGTCAGCGGCAAACGTCGGTGGGGGAGGTGATCAACCTCAAAAACGGCCGGATTCTGGAGCGCGACTACATTCCGCTGTTCCTGAATGAGCAGTATCTGGGGCATCTCTGGCAATACACCGACGTCACCGAGAAGCACACCGCCCGCGAGCAGATTCGCCGCAGCGAAGAGAAGTACCGGGGCATCATGAACAACATGGAGCTCGGCCTGCTCGAGGTAAACAACGAGCAGATTGTCGTGCGGGTCTACGAGCGGTGCTGCCAGATGCTGGGCTACCGTGAAGATGAACTGCTGGGGCAGCACCTGTCTGACCTGCTGGTTCCCAAAGAGTTCCGGGAGGTGATCGACCGGCAGCAGCAGCAACGGCTGCGCGGCGTAGGGGGGTCGTACGAGCTTCAGTTGCTTAAAAAAGACGGCTCCCGCATTTGGGTGCTGGTGAGCGGCGTGCCCATCTACGACGAAGAAAGTCGATTGGTGGGGTCGATGGCCATTTACTACGACCTGACCGAACGCAAGCTGCTGGAAACGGAGCTGGCCAACGCCAAGCAGGTTGCCGAGGATGCCCGGCAGGCCGAGAAGCAATTTCTGGCTAACATGAGCCACGAAATTCGGACGCCCCTCAACGCCATCATCGGCATGTCGCACCTGCTGTTCGATACGCAGCCGACCTCGCAGCAGCGCGAATACATTGATATCCTGAAAACGTCGGCCGACTTTCTGCACGGTCTGATTTCGAACCTGCTCGACATGACCAAGATCGAGGCGGGGCGCGTGGAAGTAAACCCCCGTCCGTTTGATCTGGCTGGCCTGCTGCGTTCTACGCAGAAGGTGTTCGAGATGAAGCTTCAGGATCGGCCTATCCAGTTCCACATTATGCTGGATGCCCGCATCAGTGGCAATTTCATGGGCGATGAGGTGATGCTGAACCAGATTCTGACCAACCTGGTCGGCAATGCCGAGAAGTTCACCGAGGTGGGCAGCATTCAGCTGACGGTACGGATCCGGCACGAAGACGCCAACAATATCTGGGTGGAGTTTGCCGTGGCCGATACCGGCATCGGGATTCCCGCCGAGAAAATCGGGTTGGTCTTCCAGAAGTTCAAGCAGGTTAACCCGCAGGGCCATAAGCACAAAGGCACGGGGCTGGGGCTGGCCATCACGAAGGAACTGGTCGATCTGCTGGGCGGCACCATCAACGTAGAGAGCCGCGCCGGGCACGGCAGCACGTTCACGTTTGTGTTACCTTTCCCGAAAATTATGGCGCCCCTGAACGCCAACCTGATCGACGCGCCGCCGCCCGCCAGCGTTAAGCCGGAGGTGGGGCACGTGCTGGTCGTGGAGGATAACCTGATGAACCAGAAGTATATCGGTAGCCTGCTGCACAAGTGGCAGGTTCGGTACACCCTGGCTTCGGATGGGCGACAGGCCGTGATGGAGGCCCGCCGCCAGCGGTTCGACCTCATTCTGATGGATATTCAGATGCCGGTGATGAACGGCTACGAAGCCACCGTAGCTATTCGGAACACGCACAACCCCAACCAGCATGCCCCCATCGTGGCGCTCACGGCCTCGGCCATGCTCGACCACAAGAACGTGGCGCTGGAAGCGGGTATGACCGATTTCCTGACCAAGCCCTTTGATCCCGGTCAGCTGATGTTGCTGTTGCGGCAGTATCCGCACAGTGAACCCGGCGAACAAGGCGGTTTCCAACTGGATCGTAACCGGCTGACCGAATTGTATGGCGATGACCGGATCGCGGCCGCCGAAATGTTCAATACGTTCTTGACCAGTATCGTGCCCGACCTGTTGCAACTACCCGGACTCTGCCGCCAGCAAAATTGGCCTGAGCTGGTGCGACAGGCCCACAAACTAAAACCAACCCTGGGTATGGTGGGCCTCACCCGGCTCGAAAACACCATGCACCGCCTGGAGAAAGCCTCCCGGCACGCAGCCGACCCCGACCTGGTGAATGTATACTGCCAGGAAGTGGTCACGGCGCTGCAAGAGGCGATTCCCCTTTTAGAAGATGAAGTTCAGCTACTTAACGAGACCTAA